In Chlorobiota bacterium, the sequence GAACCGGAGGCTGCGGGCCGGCAAGCAGCTCCAACTCGGGGATCACCTCGGCAATCACTTGCCCCACCGAACCCAGCGTGCGGTTAATCTGCTCGCGCCAGGCGGCCACCCGTTCGGGGCTTTCGGCCATGATCTGCCGGATCAGTTCGCGGAAGGCAACGTGCAGCCCGCTGAATGGAATATTCCGTTTGAATTGGTCGAACTTCCCCGCCAGAAAATAGCCCCGATGCTCCACAATCGGCCGCTGCACCTCGTTGACCAATCGCGACTTCCCCACCCCCGATCCTCCAGCAATCAGCAACAGCTCGCTGGGTCCGCCGGAAGCACGTTGGAACGCCGCAAGAAGCTGCTCCACCTCGCTCTCCCGGCCATACAACGTGTCGGGAATGCGGAAGCGGTCGGCAACGTCGTGCTGGGCAAGCGCGAACGGTTCAATCCCCCCGCCGCTTTGCCACTGCTGGCGGCAATGCTGCAGGTCCTGGCGAAGCCCGGCAACGCTTTGGTAGCGTTCGTCGGCGCTTTTGGCCATCAGCTTCAGCACCACTTCGGAAAGTATCGGGGGGATGCCAGGGCGAAGCGTGTTCGGGTGTTCGGGAAGGCGGGCAATGTGGCTGTGGATTAACTCTAGCCGGTCCAGCGTGGTGAACGGAAGCCGCCCGGTCAGCATTTGGTAGAAGGTGACGCCAAGTGAGTACAGATCCGAGCGGTGGTCCACCGTGCGGTTCATCCGCCCGGTTTGCTCCGGCGCAACGTAGGCCAGCGTTGCTTTGATGATATCTGGATTGGCAGCATTATGGGAAATCGTTGCCGCCGTGGGGGCAGCCATGGAGGCGATGCCGAAATCAATCAAGGTCGCCTGATGGGTTCCCGGTAGAACGATAATGTTGGCGGGGTTGATGTCCTTGTGGATCACCCCAGCGGCATGGACCGCCTGCAACGCATCGGCGATGCTGACTGATAGCTCCAAAAATTCATCAATCGAACAAGGCGTTCCCGCAAGCCGTTCCAGCAACGATTCCGCGTGGTCGTCATGCAGGACGATGGTGATACTGCTTCCGCTTTCCTGAAGCTCGATGGGCCGGATAATTTGCGGGTGATGGAACTGCTGAAGCAGCGCGAACTCATGCCGGAATCGTTCAAGAAGTTCGGCAGTGGGATAGTCGGTAGCAATGGTTTTCAGGATGACGCTGGCTCCATCGGAACGGCGCACCCCACGGCGCACCACGGCGTTTGGGCCTTGGTGCAGCAATTCCGCATTGTCGTACTTCAGCAACGGACACCTCCAGCAGCAGCTTTGGATTGGCAACGGAGCTTGATTGCCACACGGCAACCAGACAGGCGGGCGCAGGAACGGAAGGGAAAAAATCGGCGGGCAACTTACCATTCATGCCCCGGTTAATCAAACGATTTTTTAAAAACTTCATGGGCTTGCCGCACCCTTTTTCGTCGCGGCAAGTGAGTGTTTTTTTGGGGGATAGAGTTGGTAAAAAAACCTACACCAGCAGCTTCTTCAACGCCTCCTCCCCACCAAGTTCCCCGTTGTGAATTGCCTGCAAAACATCCTCCACATACTCCAACCGCCGCATCCCCACCAGCACGCTGTGAACCCCAGGAACGGAAAGAAGAAGCCGAAGGGAAAGGGATGAAAGGGAGCCATCCGGCTCGGTTCCGGTGGCGTTTCCAATAGCGTTTCCAATGGCGGCGCGCAGGCGATCCGAACGGGTCTGCGCTTGCTGGCCGTAGTGATTGCCAATCAGCGCAAGGGCGGCACGAGCTTGCTCGACGTATCCCTCAAGAAATCCCCCCAACGGGTCATCGGGATGCGCCAGCGATTGCTGCTGGGCGTACCGAAGCCGGGGCGCGAAATGGTGGGAAAGGATGTCGTTGTACCGCTCAATCGAACCGAAGCCCTCCCAGTGTTCCCGCAGCACCGCGCCGATGCCGAGGACCTGGCCCAACGCCTCGCGCTCGTCTGGGTCCGCCACCTCCGCTGTCAACGATTCTTGATCCCGCTCCAGGGCCTGAAGCTGGTCCAGAGCTTGCAAGATTTCTTGGGGAGAGACGTGGCGTTCGGTGGGGAAATCGGCAAGGCGGAGCAGGCCTTCGGGCTGGATTGCATTCAGCGGGCGGTTGATAAGCGTGGCAAGGTTCCGCTGGCGGGCAAGCTGGATAAGGGTGCTTCCGTCGGGCTGGTTCGGCGTGGCAACAAAGCCGCGTTCGTACAAGTTTGCCGGGAACTGAATCACCCCAAAATGATTCACCAACGACACACGGTTCGCCACGTTGATGACTTCTTGCAGCGACGTAAAATCATCGGCATCAGGAAGGCTTGGGAAGCTGTTGCTGGAAATGCCGTACCAGCCGATTCGCCCCCGCTCCACCTCTGTTTCCAAGTAGGCGAACGCATCGTGGATGCGGCGGTAATACTCGCGGCGTGCATCGGGCAACGGCACGCCATGCTTCGCCGCCCAGCCCAGATAGTACTCCGGATTATGAAGCAGAAGAACATCAACCGCAGGAAGGTTCAGCCGTTGCAGCGAGCGGGTAAGTTGGTCGTGCAGAAACTCCGGCGCGATACAATGCCACAGCCCGTTGCCGTAGCGAACAACATCGGGGAAGCCGCTTCCCGCCGACTCGCGCTCGGCAACCATCTCGAAGTTGCTTCCCTGAATATACCCGGCCTTTGTCACCACCACCACTTCTTGGCGGCGCAATGCCCCTTCGGCAAACAACTCATGGAGGACCTGGCCAATTAGCTGCTCGCTTCCGCCATCGGCGTAGTTGGCGGAGGTGTCAAGAAGGTTGATGCCCGAAAGCAACGCGCCACGCAGCGCAGCATGGTGCCCCGCAATCCCCGCCGAAACCCGATACCCGCCAAATCCCGCCCGCGAGACCATCAGCCCGGTTCGCCCAAACTGGATTGGCGGCAATTCTGGAAAGCGTTGGAAATATGAACGAGTGGCCGATTCGGTGGCACGCATGGGCAATGAAGGTTGGATGGTTGGTTTCTTCTCTCTATTGCTTCTCTCTACTTCCTCTATCTCCTGACTCGCACCTCACCCTTCCCCAACCAGATGCTTCGGCGGGGGGGTGCCAAGCTCGCGCTGGTAGGCTTCGTGGCAACGCTGAAGAAGGGATTGACGCTGGTGCTGATGGCGCGGCTGGCTGTGCAACTCCAGCAAAAAACTCCATGCCGGCTCAAAGATCGCATCCGCCTGCAAGGCTTGCTGAAGGTAGGCGGCAGCGCGCTCGGCATCCCCTAATTTTTTTTGGAGCGATGCAAGCTCCATCA encodes:
- a CDS encoding aldo/keto reductase — encoded protein: MRATESATRSYFQRFPELPPIQFGRTGLMVSRAGFGGYRVSAGIAGHHAALRGALLSGINLLDTSANYADGGSEQLIGQVLHELFAEGALRRQEVVVVTKAGYIQGSNFEMVAERESAGSGFPDVVRYGNGLWHCIAPEFLHDQLTRSLQRLNLPAVDVLLLHNPEYYLGWAAKHGVPLPDARREYYRRIHDAFAYLETEVERGRIGWYGISSNSFPSLPDADDFTSLQEVINVANRVSLVNHFGVIQFPANLYERGFVATPNQPDGSTLIQLARQRNLATLINRPLNAIQPEGLLRLADFPTERHVSPQEILQALDQLQALERDQESLTAEVADPDEREALGQVLGIGAVLREHWEGFGSIERYNDILSHHFAPRLRYAQQQSLAHPDDPLGGFLEGYVEQARAALALIGNHYGQQAQTRSDRLRAAIGNAIGNATGTEPDGSLSSLSLRLLLSVPGVHSVLVGMRRLEYVEDVLQAIHNGELGGEEALKKLLV